A region of Oncorhynchus kisutch isolate 150728-3 unplaced genomic scaffold, Okis_V2 scaffold1418, whole genome shotgun sequence DNA encodes the following proteins:
- the LOC116366236 gene encoding anoctamin-2-like, producing the protein MFLSLLVAWVIPDVPKNISEQLKREKTLLVDVFLREEKEKFHLLQSLFSSKDQPSQGHPDTAHFRTLPLGLSQGLGQPPGGEGGESRVRCRAASFSQFTRQMSMSPSNDAARHTAV; encoded by the coding sequence ATGTTCCTGAGCCTGCTGGTTGCCTGGGTGATCCCAGACGTACCGAAGAACATCAGTGAGcagctgaagagagagaagactctgCTGGTGGACGTGTTCCTccgggaggagaaggagaagttcCACCTCCTCCAGAGCCTCTTCTCCTCCAAGGACCAGCCCAGCCAGGGTCACCCCGACACGGCCCACTTCCGTACTCTACCCCTAGGCCTCTCTCAGGGCCTAGGCCAGCCCCCGGGCGGAGAGGGAGGGGAATCCCGGGTGAGATGCAGGGCTGCCAGTTTCAGCCAGTTCACCAGACAGATGTCCATGTCTCCTAGCAACGACGCAGCCCGACACACAGCGGTCTGA